The following DNA comes from Ignavibacteriales bacterium.
CGACAACAACCGTGCGCTCAAATCCCTTTCCGATATGCTGAAGGGGAAGCAGGGCCGGTTCCGTCAAAACCTTCTCGGCAAGCGCGTCGATTACTCAGGCCGTTCGGTAATCGTCGTCGGACCGGAGTTGAAGCTTCACGAGTGCGGACTGCCGAAGGATATGGCAGTCGAGTTGTTCAAGCCACACATCATCCGCAAGCTCATCGAGCGCGGACTGGTGAAGACGGTAAAGAGCGCAAAAAAGATGGTCGACAAGAAGGGCCCGGAAGTCTGGGATATTCTTGACCATATCATCGATGGACATCCGGTGCTCCTCAACCGTGCTCCCACGCTGCACCGACTCGGCATCCAGGCGTTCCAGCCTGTGCTGGTGGAAGGCAAAGCCATTCGTATTCACCCGATGGTCTGCACCGCGTTCAACGCAGACTTCGACGGTGACCAGATGGCCGTGCACGTGCCGTTGTCGTACGAAGCGCAGACCGAAGCGCGCATTCTTATGCTGTCGAGCCATAATATCCTGTCTCCTGCAAGCGGCGCTCCAGTCGTCACGCCCACGCAAGACCAAGTGCTCGGCTGTTACTACCTGACAAAGTCTCGAGCCGGCGATCCCGGAGAGGCTATCACCTTCTTCTCGCCGCAGGAAGTGATCATTGCGTTCGACCAGAAGAAAATCGGGCTTCACGCACGCGTCAAGGTTCGCGTCGATGGTACGATCATCGAAACGACAACCGGCCGCGTGATCTTCAACCAGATTGTTCCGAAGGATGTCCCGTTCATCAACGAGCTCCTGAACAAAAAGCGTCTCGTTCAGATTATCGCCAACGTCTTCCGCCGATGCGGAAACCTCGTCACGGCAAAATTCCTCGACAACCTGAAAAGCCTCGGCTTCCAGTATGCGACGCAGGGCGGATTGTCCGTCTCCATCGGAGATGTGATCATCCCGCGTGAGAAATACGAGATGGTCGCAAAAGCCCAGAAGGACGTCGAAGGGGTCGAAAACCAGTACTATCGGGGCTTTATCACAAACGGCGAACGCTATAACAAGGTCATCGATATCTGGACCCGCGCGACGAGCAGAATTGCTGAAAAATTGTTCGATTCGTTGCAGCATTCCAAGGAAGGGTTCAACTCGCTCTATATGATGGTCGACTCGGGAGCCCGCGGTTCGAAAGAGCAGGTCCGTCAGCTCGCCGGTATGCGCGGTCTGATGGCAAAGCCGCAGAAGAGCATGTCGGGTGCGACAGGCGAATTGATCGAAAACCCGATCACTGCAAACTTCCGCGAGGGATTGTCGATTCTTGAGTACTTCATCTCCACGCACGGAGCTCGCAAAGGACTTGCCGACACCGCATTGAAGACGGCCGACGCAGGATACCTCACACGCCGTCTCATCGACGTTGCGCAGGATGCCATCATCGCCGAAGAAGATTGCGGTACAATCCGTGGGGTACTCACAGGAGCCCTGAAGGAAGGGGAGGACGTGAAGGAGCCGTTGGCCGAACGTATCCTCGGGCGCGTCTCTGTCCACGACGTCACCGACCCTCTGTCGGGCCAGATTATCGTCAAGACAGGCGAAGTGATTGACGAAGAAAAGGCGCAACGGATCTCCGAGACTTCTATCGAGCTCGTTGAAATCCGTTCGGCGTTGACCTGCTCTTCGCGTCGCGGGATTTGCGCGAATTGCTACGGCAGAGATCTTACCACAGGCAAGCTGGTTGAGCCTGGCACTGCCACTGGCGTTATCGCAGCGCAGTCCATTGGCGAGCCGGGCACACAGTTGACACTGCGTACATTCCACACCGGCGGCACCGCGAGTTTGATCGCAGCGCAATCGCAGATCGTTTCGAAATTCGAAGGCCGTGTGAAATATGAAGGCCTGAAGACGATCGAGGTAGATTCTGAAACAGGCAAGCATCTGATTGCCTCCGGTCGCAGCGGCGTCATCAACATCATCGATGATGACAATCGGGTGCTGACGAAGTACGACGTTCCCTATGGTTCGGTGATCATGATTCGCGACGGTGCGAGAGTCGCCAAAGCCGAGATGATCTACGAATGGGATCCGTACAACGCAGTAATCGTCTCGGAGCACAAAGGAACGTTGAAGTACATCGATCTGAAGGAGAACGTGACCTTCCGGGAAGAGCCGGATGAGCAAACTGGTCATATCCAGAAGGTCGTCATCGACAGCCGTGAGAAGAGTTTTATCCCGGCGATCACGGTCCTCAACGCGAAGGGGCAGAAACTCGCCAGCTATCCAATCCCGACCCGTGCACATCTTATCGTGGACGACGGCGAGGAGATCCACGCGGGCACGGTGCTTGTGAAGATCCCACGCGACATCGGCAAGACGCGCGATATCACGGGCGGTTTGCCTCGTGTCACTGAACTCTTCGAAGGCCGCCATCCGAACGATCCGGCGGTTGTCACTGAGATCGACGGTGTTGTCACGATTGGTCAGCCGAAACGCGGTGCGCGCGAAGTGTTTGTCCAGAGTCATGACACCAAGGACAAGCGGACATATCTCATCCCCCTTGGCAAGCACATTCTTGTTCAGGACAACGATGTCGTCCGTGCCGGCGAGCGTCTCTCAGCGGGAGCCATCGATCCTCACGATATTCTGAAGATCAAGGGTACGACCGCTGTCCAGGAATATCTCGTAAACGAAATCCAGGAAGTGTACCGGATGCAGGGTGTGAAAATCAACGACAAGCACATCGAAGTCATCGTTCGCATGATGATGCAGAAGGAGCGAATCGTGGATCCGGGTGATACGAAGTACCTGGAAGGAGACAACGTCGATAAATCACGTCTCCATGACGAGAACGACAGCCTGGTCGGAAAAGTGGTCGTCGTGAACAAGGGGGATTCGAAACTGAAGCTGGGGGCTTCAACGACCAAGAAGGCGGTCCGGGAGATCAACGCCGATATCCGGAAGAAGGCGAAAAAGGTTGTGGAAGTCCGAGATACAGAGCCGGCCACATCCGAGCCGATCCTGTTGGGTATCACGCAGGCGTCGTTGACGACGGACAGCTGGATCTCTGCAGCGTCATTCCAAGAAACGACAAAGGTCTTGACAGATGCCGCAATCGAAGGAAAAGTCGATAATTTGCTCGGATTGAAGGAAAATGTGATCATGGGTCACCTGATTCCAGCCGGAACAGGGCAGAAGAAATACCGCGATCTTTTCGTAGAGTCGCCTGAAGTCGTGGTGGCAGCGGTGGTCGAGGCCGTTGCGGCTCCAGGGGAGGTCGTTGAGGTCGAGGAGCCCAAGGAGCGGAAGAAGAGGGTGCGAATTGTCGCTCCGTAGGGATAGATTTTCTGCTGATCTGGAAGAAAGTGTTTGACAAAGTGTTCAAATAGTAGTACATTAAAAAGCTATTTTAATCAACTTTTTGCCTCAAGAGGAGTCGATCTGATTGCCAACAATTAATCAACTCGTTCGCAACAGCAGAGAAGCGGTACTGTGGAAAAGTAAATCCCCTGCGCTGCAGTCCAGCCCGCAAAAACGGGGCGTGTGCACAAGGGTTTATACGACAACTCCTAAGAAACCAAACTCAGCTCTCAGAAAAGTCGCTCGTGTCCGCCTGACCAATGGTATGGAGGTAACTGCCTACATCCCAGGTGAAGGCCATAATCTGCAAGAACACTCTATCGTTCTGATCAGAGGCGGCCGTGTCAAGGATCTCCCGGGTGTTCGCTACCACATTATTCGTGGGACGCTGGACACGCAGGGTGTGCAGGATCGGAAACAGGGGCGTTCAAAGTACGGAGCCAAAAAGCCGAAACAGGCTTAGGTCGCAGAGAACTGATGAGAAAGAAACGGTCAACAAAACGTATTGCGAATCCTGATCCGAAGTATCAGGATATTCTGGTTTCACGCTTCATCAATTCCTTGCTGAAGGGGGGCAAAAAGCACACTGCCCGGGGCATCCTCTACGGAGCCTTCGACCTCATCGAGGAGAAAACCAAGAATAAGCCTCTGGATGTTTTCAAGAAAGCGGTTAATAATGCGTCGCCCATGATCGAAGTGCGCGCACGCAGAGTCGGTGGTGCTACCTATCAAGTTCCCACAGAAGTTCGTCCCGAGCGACGAACCGCTCTTGCTATCCGCTGGTTGATTGGCTACTCCAAAGAACGCTCGGATACATCGATGGCTCAGAAACTAGCTTCCGAATTGATGGCTGCTGCTTCAGGTGAAGGCGGCGCAATCAAGAAGAAGGACGATGTCCATCGCATGGCGGAAGCCAACAAGGCTTTTGCCCACTTTAAGTGGTAATTTCGTACCGTTCGTTCTAAAATTTAATTCATACTGTCATCACATACCGCAGGGGGATTACTGCCCCCTCGGCTTAATGTAATTTTATGCCCCGCGAATACTCCTTAGAGAAGACCAGGAATATCGGCATCATGGCTCACATCGATGCCGGTAAGACCACCACAACGGAGCGCATCCTGTTTTATACAGGCGTGTTGCACCGTATGGGTGAAGTGCATGACGGCGCAGCGACGATGGATTGGATGGAGCAGGAGAAGGAAAGGGGCATCACGATTACAAGTGCTGCAACGACTTGTTTCTGGCGGAACCATCAAATCAATATTATTGATACGCCGGGACATGTCGATTTCACGATCGAAGTTGAACGCTCATTGCGCGTGCTCGATGGCGCTGTGGCGTTGTTCTGTTCCGTGGGCGGTGTGGAACCCCAATCGGAAACAGTCTGGCGCCAAGCCGACAAGTACGGCGTGCCGCGCATCGCTTTTGTCAACAAAATGGATCGCGCCGGGGCGGATTTCCTGAGTGTTGTCGATATGATGCGCTCGCGCCTCAAGGCGAACGCTATTCCCGTCCATATCCCTGTGGGAGAAGGCGAAATGTTCGCCGGTATCATCGACCTCATTACGATGAAGGCGAGGATGTATCACGAGGGGACACAGGGCGCCACGTGGGACGATATCGAAATCCCCGAGAAGCTGCGCCCGAAGGCGAACGAGTACCGCATCAAGATGCTGGAAGCGGTGGCGGATGAAGACGATACGCTCCTCGAGAAGTATCTGGAAGGGAAAGAGATTTCGCCGGCTGAGGTCAGAGACGTTCTCCGTCGAGCAACCTTGAAAGTCAGTATCATTCCGGTTTTGTGCGGCTCATCATTCAAGAACAAGGGTGTTCAGAACCTTCTGGACGCCATCATCGAGCTTCTTCCTGCGCCGGTCGATATCAACAATGGCGAAATCCACGGTCACCATCCCCACAGACGGGATGATGTGGTCCGAAAGGTGAGCGATCAGGAACAGTTCTCCGCGCTGGCGTTCAAGATCATGACTGATCCGTTCGTCGGCCGGCTGACATATTTCAGAGTATATTCGGGAACGATATCATCAGGTTCGTATGTGTATAACGTGACGAACGACAAGAAAGAGCGGATGTCCCGATTGCTGCGTATGCACGCCAACCACCGGGAAGAGGTTGACCAGGCGTTTGCGGGTGACATTGTCGCTGGCATAGGACTGAAGAGTACCCGGACCGGTGACACGCTGTCGAACGAAGACGATCCGGTGCTGCTGGAGAAGATGATATTCCCTGAACCCGTTATCGACGTGGCGATCGAGCCGAAGACAAAGGCCGATCAGGAAAAACTCGGCGAAGCGCTTCAGCGATTGGCAGAAGAAGATCCCACGTTTCGCGTTTCCTCCAACGAGGAGACCGGACAGACGATCATCAGCGGGATGGGAGAGCTCCATCTCGAAATTATCGTCGACCGCATGAAGCGTGAGTTCCGTGTCGAGGCAAACGTCGGAAAGCCGCAAGTCGCGTACAAGGAAACCATCACAAAGAAAATCGAAGCGGAAGGGAAGTTCGTTCGTCAGAGCGGTGGCCGCGGTCAATTCGGACATGTCTGGATTGAAATTGAGCCCAATGAAAAGGGGAAGGGCTTCGAGTTCGAGAACGACACCGTCGGCGGTTCGATACCGCGTGAGTATATCAAGCCGACTGAACAAGGAATTATGGAAGCGATGAAGAACGGAGTTCTTGCCGGCTATCCTGTAGAGGATGTGAAGGTGAGATTGTTCGACGGATCGTTCCACGCCGTGGACTCCTCAGAAATGGCTTTCAAGATCGCCGGTTCCATGGCGTTCAAAGAGGCGGCACGCAGAGCGGGCCCTGCCATTCTCGAGCCGATCATGGCAGTCGAAGTTGTCACGCCGGAAGAGTATCTGGGTGATGTGCTGGGTGACCTCAGTTCCCGTCGCGGAAAGATCGAAGGAATGACAAACCGCAAGGATGCCCAGGTGGTCAAGGCGGCGGTCCCCCTTTCGGAGATGTTCGGGTATGCGACGGTCGTTCGATCGATGACCCAGGGACGTGCGCTCTACACAATGCAATTCTCGCACTACGAGCAGGTTCCGAAATCGATCTCTGAACAGATCATCGAAAAAGTTCGAGGCAAAGAAGCAGCCACGGCGTAATGGGAAAACGAAAGTAATAGACCAAAGACACAACCAAAGGAGATCATCCACATGGCAAAGGAAAAATTTGATCGCAGTAAGCCACACGTAAACGTGGGGACGATCGGTCACGTTGACCATGGAAAGACGACCCTCACAGCGGCTATCACGATGGTGCTTGCGAAGCGTGGGTTGTCCACGATCCGCACGTTCGATTCGATCGACAACGCGCCTGAAGAGAAGGCCCGTGGTATTACAATCAACACGGCGCACGTCGAGTATTCGACAGCGAAGCGTCACTACGCACACGTCGACTGCCCGGGTCACGCTGACTATATCAAGAATATGATCACGGGCGCAGCCCAGATGGACGGCGCAATCGTGGTTGTTGCTGCAACGGATGGCCCGATGCCCCAGACTCGTGAACACATCCTTCTGGCTCACCAGGTCAACGTGCCGAAGATTGTCGTGTTCATGAACAAGGTTGACGCAGTGGACGATCCGGAGTTGCTGGATCTCGTCGAGCTCGAAATGCGCGACCTTCT
Coding sequences within:
- the rpoC gene encoding DNA-directed RNA polymerase subunit beta', giving the protein MPFTSSEATAKKTFSKIIISLASPDMILARSHGEVTKPETINYRSFRPEKDGLFCEKIFGPVRDWECHCGKYKRIRYKGITCDRCGVEVTQKSVRRERMGHIALAVPVVHIWYFRSLPSKIGHTLGLSSKELEKIIYYESYVVINPGTTGIQKQDLITEDQYLEIMASLPENNQDLEDSDPKKFIAKMGGDAIKDLLRRVNVEELGLELRTEVKTETSVQKKTEALKRLRVIEAFRKSEINAPNKPDWMVLDVIPVIPPELRPLVPLEGGRFATSDLNDLYRRVIIRNNRLKRLIEIKAPEVILRNEKRMLQEAVDSLLDNSRRVNAVRSDNNRALKSLSDMLKGKQGRFRQNLLGKRVDYSGRSVIVVGPELKLHECGLPKDMAVELFKPHIIRKLIERGLVKTVKSAKKMVDKKGPEVWDILDHIIDGHPVLLNRAPTLHRLGIQAFQPVLVEGKAIRIHPMVCTAFNADFDGDQMAVHVPLSYEAQTEARILMLSSHNILSPASGAPVVTPTQDQVLGCYYLTKSRAGDPGEAITFFSPQEVIIAFDQKKIGLHARVKVRVDGTIIETTTGRVIFNQIVPKDVPFINELLNKKRLVQIIANVFRRCGNLVTAKFLDNLKSLGFQYATQGGLSVSIGDVIIPREKYEMVAKAQKDVEGVENQYYRGFITNGERYNKVIDIWTRATSRIAEKLFDSLQHSKEGFNSLYMMVDSGARGSKEQVRQLAGMRGLMAKPQKSMSGATGELIENPITANFREGLSILEYFISTHGARKGLADTALKTADAGYLTRRLIDVAQDAIIAEEDCGTIRGVLTGALKEGEDVKEPLAERILGRVSVHDVTDPLSGQIIVKTGEVIDEEKAQRISETSIELVEIRSALTCSSRRGICANCYGRDLTTGKLVEPGTATGVIAAQSIGEPGTQLTLRTFHTGGTASLIAAQSQIVSKFEGRVKYEGLKTIEVDSETGKHLIASGRSGVINIIDDDNRVLTKYDVPYGSVIMIRDGARVAKAEMIYEWDPYNAVIVSEHKGTLKYIDLKENVTFREEPDEQTGHIQKVVIDSREKSFIPAITVLNAKGQKLASYPIPTRAHLIVDDGEEIHAGTVLVKIPRDIGKTRDITGGLPRVTELFEGRHPNDPAVVTEIDGVVTIGQPKRGAREVFVQSHDTKDKRTYLIPLGKHILVQDNDVVRAGERLSAGAIDPHDILKIKGTTAVQEYLVNEIQEVYRMQGVKINDKHIEVIVRMMMQKERIVDPGDTKYLEGDNVDKSRLHDENDSLVGKVVVVNKGDSKLKLGASTTKKAVREINADIRKKAKKVVEVRDTEPATSEPILLGITQASLTTDSWISAASFQETTKVLTDAAIEGKVDNLLGLKENVIMGHLIPAGTGQKKYRDLFVESPEVVVAAVVEAVAAPGEVVEVEEPKERKKRVRIVAP
- the rpsG gene encoding 30S ribosomal protein S7, which produces MRKKRSTKRIANPDPKYQDILVSRFINSLLKGGKKHTARGILYGAFDLIEEKTKNKPLDVFKKAVNNASPMIEVRARRVGGATYQVPTEVRPERRTALAIRWLIGYSKERSDTSMAQKLASELMAAASGEGGAIKKKDDVHRMAEANKAFAHFKW
- the rpsL gene encoding 30S ribosomal protein S12; protein product: MPTINQLVRNSREAVLWKSKSPALQSSPQKRGVCTRVYTTTPKKPNSALRKVARVRLTNGMEVTAYIPGEGHNLQEHSIVLIRGGRVKDLPGVRYHIIRGTLDTQGVQDRKQGRSKYGAKKPKQA
- the fusA gene encoding elongation factor G; its protein translation is MPREYSLEKTRNIGIMAHIDAGKTTTTERILFYTGVLHRMGEVHDGAATMDWMEQEKERGITITSAATTCFWRNHQINIIDTPGHVDFTIEVERSLRVLDGAVALFCSVGGVEPQSETVWRQADKYGVPRIAFVNKMDRAGADFLSVVDMMRSRLKANAIPVHIPVGEGEMFAGIIDLITMKARMYHEGTQGATWDDIEIPEKLRPKANEYRIKMLEAVADEDDTLLEKYLEGKEISPAEVRDVLRRATLKVSIIPVLCGSSFKNKGVQNLLDAIIELLPAPVDINNGEIHGHHPHRRDDVVRKVSDQEQFSALAFKIMTDPFVGRLTYFRVYSGTISSGSYVYNVTNDKKERMSRLLRMHANHREEVDQAFAGDIVAGIGLKSTRTGDTLSNEDDPVLLEKMIFPEPVIDVAIEPKTKADQEKLGEALQRLAEEDPTFRVSSNEETGQTIISGMGELHLEIIVDRMKREFRVEANVGKPQVAYKETITKKIEAEGKFVRQSGGRGQFGHVWIEIEPNEKGKGFEFENDTVGGSIPREYIKPTEQGIMEAMKNGVLAGYPVEDVKVRLFDGSFHAVDSSEMAFKIAGSMAFKEAARRAGPAILEPIMAVEVVTPEEYLGDVLGDLSSRRGKIEGMTNRKDAQVVKAAVPLSEMFGYATVVRSMTQGRALYTMQFSHYEQVPKSISEQIIEKVRGKEAATA